In a single window of the Streptomyces sp. HUAS ZL42 genome:
- a CDS encoding magnesium and cobalt transport protein CorA, with product MAERRARPLSKNLRKSVWRRALPPPQPPAATNPAPRAEPPAPEQIEVVSVVQAALYRDGVRVSSPATLADTFRELREEPSGMAWIGLARPTERELLSLAEEFDLHPLSVEDAMEAHQRPKLERYGDTLFVVLRAARYLDAPEEVDFGELHVFVGPDFVITVRHGAAPDLSAVRRRMEETPELLKLGPEAVLYAILDAVVDGYEPVVAGVQNDIDEIETEVFRGDPEVSRRIYELSREMVEFQRATRPLVGMLHGLMAGFAKYGTDEELQRYLRDVADHVTHTSERVDGFRQALTDILTVNATLVTQEQNAEMRALAEAGFEQNEEIKKISSWAAILFAPTLVGTIYGMNFEHMPELRWSFGYPFAIALMAIVCTSLYVIFKRRDWL from the coding sequence ATGGCCGAGCGACGCGCCCGCCCACTCTCGAAGAACCTCCGGAAATCCGTCTGGCGCCGCGCCCTGCCCCCGCCGCAGCCGCCCGCGGCGACGAACCCGGCGCCGCGCGCCGAGCCACCCGCGCCCGAACAGATCGAGGTGGTCAGCGTCGTCCAGGCGGCCCTGTACCGCGACGGCGTCCGCGTCTCCTCCCCCGCCACCCTCGCCGACACCTTCCGCGAGCTGCGCGAGGAACCGTCCGGCATGGCGTGGATCGGCCTGGCCCGCCCGACCGAGCGTGAACTCCTCTCGCTGGCCGAGGAGTTCGACCTGCATCCGCTGTCGGTCGAGGACGCGATGGAGGCACACCAGCGCCCGAAGCTGGAGCGCTACGGCGACACGCTGTTCGTCGTTCTGCGGGCGGCCCGGTATCTCGACGCCCCCGAGGAGGTCGACTTCGGAGAGCTGCACGTCTTCGTCGGGCCCGACTTCGTGATCACGGTCCGCCATGGCGCGGCCCCGGATCTCTCGGCGGTCCGCCGCCGTATGGAGGAGACGCCGGAGTTGCTGAAACTGGGCCCGGAGGCGGTCCTGTACGCCATCCTCGACGCGGTGGTCGACGGCTACGAACCCGTCGTCGCGGGCGTCCAGAACGACATCGACGAGATCGAGACGGAGGTCTTCCGCGGCGACCCCGAAGTCTCCCGCCGCATCTACGAACTCTCCCGCGAAATGGTCGAGTTCCAGCGTGCCACCCGCCCCTTGGTCGGCATGCTGCACGGCCTGATGGCTGGCTTCGCGAAGTACGGCACGGACGAGGAACTCCAGCGGTATCTCCGGGACGTGGCGGACCACGTCACCCACACCAGCGAACGCGTCGACGGCTTCCGCCAGGCCCTCACGGACATCCTGACGGTGAACGCGACCCTGGTCACCCAGGAACAGAACGCGGAGATGCGGGCGCTGGCGGAGGCGGGGTTCGAGCAGAACGAGGAGATCAAGAAGATCTCGAGCTGGGCGGCGATTCTCTTTGCTCCCACGCTGGTCGGGACGATCTACGGGATGAACTTCGAGCACATGCCGGAGTTGCGCTGGAGCTTCGGGTACCCCTTCGCGATCGCCCTGATGGCGATTGTCTGTACCAGTTTGTATGTCATCTTCAAGCGGCGGGACTGGCTCTGA
- a CDS encoding DUF6544 family protein, whose amino-acid sequence MSGARGGASRDRHAGHPPEPKKDRLYTALMEEVAAAGLPSGHPPAAVLTDADLAGLPDAVQRYLRFMDIVGRPRIWSFRARFVGRFRLRPGARWAAAEAWQYNSAVEIARLFAMRIRFAHLIPVLGHDTYVRGHGRLLVKLMGRIPVSDGSGEEFDISELITYLNDAVLLAPSMLLGPATSWAQVDDHAFDVTLTEGAHAVTARVFLDQRGAPVDFHADRYATLPGGLVLAPWRTPVTRWDIVPGRRPLPGPATAVYDLPDGPFPYIEGRFVPGSLAYNIAPGCSRRSA is encoded by the coding sequence ATGAGCGGCGCACGCGGGGGCGCGAGCCGGGACCGCCATGCGGGGCACCCGCCTGAGCCGAAAAAAGACCGCCTGTACACCGCGCTGATGGAGGAGGTCGCCGCCGCAGGGCTGCCCTCCGGACACCCTCCCGCGGCGGTGCTGACCGACGCCGACCTGGCCGGACTGCCGGACGCCGTGCAACGCTACCTGCGGTTCATGGACATCGTCGGCAGGCCCCGCATCTGGTCGTTCCGGGCTCGCTTCGTCGGCCGTTTCCGCCTGCGGCCCGGCGCCCGCTGGGCGGCCGCGGAGGCATGGCAGTACAACTCCGCGGTCGAGATCGCCCGCCTCTTCGCCATGCGGATCCGCTTCGCACACCTGATACCGGTGCTCGGCCACGACACCTACGTCCGCGGCCACGGGCGGCTGCTCGTCAAGCTGATGGGCCGTATCCCCGTCTCGGACGGCAGCGGAGAGGAGTTCGACATCAGCGAGCTGATCACCTACCTCAACGACGCCGTCCTACTCGCCCCCTCGATGCTCCTGGGCCCGGCCACATCCTGGGCGCAGGTCGATGACCACGCGTTCGACGTAACCCTCACCGAGGGAGCGCATGCCGTGACGGCACGGGTGTTTCTCGATCAGCGCGGCGCGCCCGTCGACTTCCACGCCGACCGCTACGCCACGCTGCCCGGCGGCCTGGTCCTGGCTCCCTGGAGGACACCGGTGACACGTTGGGACATCGTCCCCGGTCGGCGGCCGCTGCCCGGCCCGGCCACAGCCGTCTACGACCTGCCTGACGGGCCGTTCCCCTACATCGAGGGACGGTTCGTGCCCGGCAGCCTGGCCTACAACATCGCACCCGGCTGCTCTCGCAGATCAGCATGA
- a CDS encoding class I SAM-dependent methyltransferase, giving the protein MSTTGRKELQHPRFARQYLRIAGEADRRGGAAHRDRLLAGLTGRVLEVGAGQGRNFPHYPGTVTEVVALEPDDTLRAVAEQTAASAPVRVTVVAGEAAELPGEEGEFDAVVASLVLCSVDQVPEVLAEMARVLRPGGELRFYEHVRSPRRWAGRLEDAITPLWSRAAGGCHPNRDTEAAIRLAGFTVTGIDRFGFSPAALMPKTLHIVGTAVRP; this is encoded by the coding sequence ATGTCCACCACCGGCCGCAAGGAACTGCAGCACCCGCGTTTCGCACGTCAGTATCTGAGGATTGCCGGCGAGGCCGACCGGCGCGGCGGCGCCGCACACCGCGACCGGTTGCTCGCCGGACTGACGGGCCGTGTGCTGGAGGTGGGTGCAGGGCAGGGCCGCAACTTCCCGCACTACCCCGGCACCGTGACCGAGGTGGTGGCGCTCGAACCCGACGACACCCTGCGCGCCGTCGCCGAGCAGACTGCAGCCTCGGCACCGGTGCGGGTCACGGTCGTGGCCGGTGAGGCCGCCGAACTGCCTGGTGAGGAAGGCGAGTTCGACGCCGTCGTGGCCTCGCTCGTGCTGTGCTCGGTGGACCAGGTGCCCGAGGTGCTGGCGGAGATGGCCCGCGTGCTGCGGCCCGGCGGCGAGCTGCGCTTCTATGAGCACGTGCGCTCGCCCCGCCGCTGGGCAGGCCGGCTGGAGGACGCGATCACTCCGCTGTGGAGCCGGGCCGCAGGCGGCTGCCACCCCAACCGGGACACCGAAGCCGCCATCCGCCTCGCGGGATTCACCGTGACCGGCATCGACCGGTTCGGTTTCTCTCCGGCCGCGCTCATGCCGAAGACGCTGCACATCGTGGGCACCGCCGTACGGCCCTGA